In Colletotrichum higginsianum IMI 349063 chromosome 3, whole genome shotgun sequence, a genomic segment contains:
- a CDS encoding Integral membrane family protein — MVWTLVEPGAAIVASSLVTVRPLLRAWRLSGFISTDRTPGMSGAISGGMRSGTARTAPRSAPRHDPYGVDDGDTDLELNDMAKDKPMPRPTPQIGYPSPFAQAGLERTRGQFDSDFVKPPNQRRGSLAKSEMYVIEGDKASDIWRGDRIGSPSASSVDLEGLDGLDAQSQHSGRVGLGGRRDR, encoded by the coding sequence ATGGTCTGGACTCTTGTCGAGCCTGGAGCTGCCATCGTCGCATCAAGTTTAGTCACCGTGCGGCCTCTACTACGAGCATGGAGGCTGAGCGGATTCATATCGACGGATCGAACGCCGGGTATGAGCGGTGCCATCAGCGGGGGCATGAGGTCAGGGACGGCACGGACGGCGCCCCGGTCGGCACCGCGGCATGATCCGTACGGTGTCGACGATGGAGACACAGACCTGGAGCTCAACGATATGGCCAAAGACAAGCCCATGCCGCGGCCAACCCCCCAAATCGGATATCCGTCGCCGTTTGCGCAGGCCGGCTTAGAGCGAACGAGGGGGCAGTTCGACTCGGACTTCGTGAAGCCGCCGAACCAGAGACGAGGCAGTTTGGCCAAAAGCGAAATGTATGTTATCGAGGGGGACAAAGCGAGCGACATCTGGCGGGGGGATAGGATAGGGTCTCCAAGCGCGTCCtcggtcgacctcgagggcctcgacggtCTCGATGCCCAGAGCCAACACAGCGGACGTGTTGGCCTTGGGGGTCGCAGAGATAGATGA
- a CDS encoding FAD dependent oxidoreductase, giving the protein MSEEAGSGASDPLHVIIIGAGLAGLATALSTKLANPSHRVTILEAVKELQEVGVSCSVALPFNHLPPPSSLLRSQSLSQAGLQLTPNATRLLDAWGLHSSLSVLATRPSTLSVHRYDGARLLAHEPRLQETIQSRYGHPFWGLHRVELQRALVDRCTALGVELRLSSRVRSVDFARATVTLDHEDRDVATAIASASRPGSTIAGDVVVCADGMWSATRAQFLNRPSPLALTGDLAFRIAIPIDSLKGPHKAELEAFIESETVHFWIGPRSHGVSYTVKQGRMLNLGLLSPDNLPEGETKVIGDVEEMRSLFSDWDPLLRKLLDQVESVHKWKLCWVEPLDQWASPDGFFFMAGDCCHPMLPYLAQGANSSLEDGAVLGYLLGKVGGRGTKDAQLPAAAAMYQRLRMGRGQRIVMESFRQRDDFHLPDGPEQERRDEVMMASLRPGEEPQPGFPSRWTCPEIQGFLYSYDAYAEAETAYRRDPY; this is encoded by the coding sequence ATGAGCGAAGAAGCAGGATCCGGCGCCTCGGATCCTCTTCATGTCATtatcatcggcgccggcctcgcaGGCCTGGCCACGGCCCTCTCTACCAAGCTCGCTAACCCCTCCCACCGCGTCACGATCCTCGAAGCCGTCAAGGAACTCCAGGAAGTCGGTGTAAGTTGTTCGGTCGCCCTTCCCTTCAACCACTTACCCCCTCCATCGAGTCTCCTCCGCTCACAATCGCTGTCGCAGGCTGGCCTCCAACTCACACCCAACGCAacccgcctcctcgacgcctgGGGCTTGCACTCATCCCTCTCCGTCCTCGCGACCCGTCCCTCGACCCTCTCTGTCCACCGCTACGACGGcgcccgcctcctcgcccacgAGCCGCGGCTCCAGGAAACCATCCAGTCCCGCTACGGCCACCCCTTTTGGGGGCTCCACCGCGTCGAGCTCCAGCgtgccctcgtcgaccgctgcaccgccctcggcgttgAGCTCCGTCTCTCCTCGCGCGTCCGCTCCGTGGACTTTGCGCGCGCCACCGTGACCCTCGACCACGAAGACCGCGATGTCGCcaccgccatcgcctccGCTTCCAGACCCGGCTCCACgatcgccggcgacgtcgtcgtctgcgCCGACGGCATGTGGTCAGCCACCCGCGCCCAGTTCCTCAACCGACCTTCGCCCCTGGCACTCACCGGCGACCTGGCGTTCCGGATCGCGATCCCGATCGACTCCCTCAAGGGCCCCCACAaagccgagctcgaggcttTTATAGAGTCCGAAACGGTCCACTTCTGGATCGGCCCGCGGTCCCACGGCGTGTCTTACACTGTGAAACAAGGCCGCATGCTCAATCTGGGCCTGCTATCCCCGGACAACCTCCCCGAGGGCGAGACAAAGGTCATCGGTGACGTCGAGGAGATGCgctccctcttctccgaTTGggaccccctcctccgcaaGCTCCTGGACCAGGTTGAAAGCGTCCATAAGTGGAAGCTCTGCTGGGTCGAGCCCCTCGACCAATGGGCCAGCCCCGACGGTTTCTTCTTCATGGCTGGAGACTGCTGCCACCCAATGCTCCCCTACCTCGCGCAGGGCGCAAACTCGTCCCTGGAAGACGGTGCCGTGCTGGGCTACCTCCTCGGAAAGGTTGGCGGGCGCGGGACAAAGGATGCGCAGCtccccgccgcggcggccatgtACCAACGCCTCCGCATGGGTCGCGGGCAGCGTATCGTCATGGAGTCTTTCCGACAGCGCGACGACTTCCACTTGCCCGACGGCCCAGAGCAGGAGCGCCGCGACGAGGTCATGATGGCGTCGCTGAGGCCGGGGGAGGAGCCGCAGCCCGGCTTCCCGTCACGATGGACGTGCCCCGAGATCCAGGGGTTTCTTTATTCGTATGATGCATACGCTGAGGCGGAGACGGCCTATCGGCGAGACCCGTATTAG
- a CDS encoding RNA polymerase III RPC4 gives MPPEGTTPARGAGRARGRGTRGRGAGRGTSASVTPSAEAPAPISRPSSALGTATGPAGLARDSATPRPAPTRGTSVGRFRPKVVRRDEAARDAIARQELEKDNARAKAEARAQARSRGRSRRARGDAMGRGGFMSRTAVASGPFSQINIEGGGRSGGGWGGGGGGGGGSGGGFFGGGGGGGRAKREGGGFGEASGHREARINADRLAGYAVDREPDSDDEATAALISSKPDNIWPMGIARIDKKEEKKVIATSAELEAEEQGKAEESLWVDGNESLMGVAPRVEEETKVWHAAPKGMVQVKAEPGAEPGAMDIAPVDFDARVKSSTPEAEEKITPEPKTKKPAADPEVEMITHDMQLLLGELGTVPDENSKAPETEPVQDKDGRLYLFQFPPLLPPLHPATAPKVKPEPDDIVMLDQPGEPVDLTRSEEKIKANAEEDKDIDLTDINQLVSQAGMMGKLKVRKSGKVELDWGGRTLELSPAAGMNFLTTAVIVEESDEKTKQGIIGGDSIGMGKIMGRFVLAPTWGDEEEWDVDPEDLVVPDE, from the exons ATGCCCCCCGAGGGAACGACCCCGGCTCGAGGCGCCGGTAGggctcgcggccgaggaacaAGAGGCAGAGGTGCGGGAAGAGGAACATCTGCCAGTGTCACACCAAGCGCCGAGGCGCCCGCGCCGATTTCTAGACCGTCTTCGGCACTGGGCACTGCTACGGGGCCTGCGGGGCTTGCCAGAGACTCTGCAACTCCCCGGCCAGCGCCGACAAGGGGCACCTCCGTTGGCAGGTTCCGCCCCAAGGTCGTGCGCAGAGACGAGGCTGCGAGAGACGCCATCGCTCGACAAGAGTTGGAAAAAGATAATGCGAGGGCAAAGGCTGAGGCTCGAGCGCAAGCTCGGTCTCGAGGTCGCAGCCGGAGAGCACGTGGAGATGCCATGGGTAGGGGCGGATTCATGTCACGAACTGCTGTTGCCAGCGGCCCCTTCTCGCAAATAAACATTGAGG GTGGCGGAAGATCAGGCGGAGGctggggaggaggtggtggtggcggcggcggcagcggcggcggcttcttcggtggtggcggaggagggggcagaGCCAAGAGAGAAGGTGGTGGGTTTGGAGAGGCATCTGGTCATCGCGAAGCCCGAATCAATGCCGACAGGCTCGCCGGATACGCGGTTGACCGCGAGCCAGACTCAGACGACGAAGCGACAGCAGCCCTCATCAGCTCGAAGCCCGATAATATCTGGCCCATGGGCATTGCGCGAATCgacaagaaagaagagaagaaggtcaTTGCCACCTcagccgagctcgaggcggaAGAACAAGGCAAGGCAGAAGAAAGTCTATGGGTTGACGGAAACGAGTCTTTGATGGGCGTCGCTCCTCGGGTGGAGGAAGAGACCAAGGTCTGGCATGCGGCACCCAAAGGCATGGTACAGGTCAAGGCAGAACCCGGAGCCGAACCAGGCGCCATGGACATAGCGCCAGTCGACTTTGACGCCAGGGTGAAATCCTCGACccccgaagccgaggagaagatcaCGCCTgagccgaagacgaagaagccaGCGGCCGACCCCGAGGTGGAAATGATCACGCACGACATGCAACTTCTGTTGGGCGAACTAGGCACGGTTCCGGACGAGAACTCCAAGGCACCCGAGACCGAGCCGGTGCAGGACAAGGACGGCCGATTGTACCTCTTCCAGTTCCCACCCCTACTCCCGCCCTTGCATCCTGCGACTGCGCCCAAGGTCAAGCCGGAGCCGGACGACATTGTCATGCTGGATCAGCCTGGCGAGCCTGTTGACCTCACCAGATCGGAAGAGAAGATCAAGGCCaatgccgaggaggacaaaGACATTGACTTGACCGACATCAATCAACTTGTTTCCCAAGCTGGCATGATGGGCAAGCTCAAGGTTCGCAAGTCCGGCAAAGTCGAGTTGGACTGGGGCGGACGAACCCTGGAGCTCAGCCCAGCTGCGGGCATGAACTTCTTGACCACGGCAGTGATCGTGGAAGAGTCGGATGAGAAGACAAAGCAAGGtatcatcggcggcgacagcatCGGCATGGGCAAGATCATGGGGAGGTTTGTCCTTGCTCCCACCTGgggcgatgaggaggaaTGGGACGTCGACCCGGAAGATCTGGTTGTTCCTGACGAGTAG
- a CDS encoding UreD urease accessory protein, whose product MNSPFPKSSSVAGEGEIVAQLLPNGLSGLKAMSYQYPLKLISPTPAADQKSVLVFLLSYGGGLVGGDSVNLSIRALSGSKLSVVTQGHTKIFKSASPDIVTRQTLEVHIEDNAGICQLPDPVQPFDGSVYEQMQIFTAAPSASLCLLDWVTQGRTARGEDWSFIKWTGRNEVWSSGERPQGKNRLLVRDTVTLDRNSQGLVGRSLRDSMHGNGLFGTLILRGPQMHALGNFFLDEFGVLPRLGARDFRSAEAKATEENNSTEDELWRAKRIEMEAKDGILWSAARVRGCVIVKFGASTVEAGRLWIGNMLSREGSVAALYGEQSLMCLR is encoded by the coding sequence ATGAACTCCCCGTTTCCAAAGTCTTCATCGGTtgctggcgagggcgagatTGTGGCCCAGCTGCTGCCGAATGGCCTCTCGGGTCTCAAGGCTATGTCGTACCAGTATCCTTTGAAACTCATCTCGCCCACCCCGGCAGCCGACCAGAAGAGCGTTCTAGTCTTCCTGTTATCGTACGGGGGCGGGCTCGTCGGAGGCGACAGCGTCAACCTGTCAATCCGCGCTCTCTCGGGATCGAAGCTCAGCGTTGTCACGCAAGGTCACACGAAGATATTTAAGTCTGCTTCTCCCGACATAGTCACGCGCCAGACCCTCGAGGTCCACATCGAAGACAATGCCGGAATTTGTCAGTTGCCCGATCCGGTACAGCCCTTTGATGGGAGCGTCTATGAGCAGATGCAAATATTCACAGCTGCCCCCAGCGCATCTCTGTGCCTACTGGACTGGGTGACGCAGGGCAGAACGGCACGCGGCGAAGACTGGAGCTTCATCAAGTGGACAGGCCGCAACGAAGTCTGGTCATCAGGAGAAAGGCCGCAAGGTAAGAACCGTCTGCTTGTGCGAGACACGGTCACTCTAGACAGAAACAGCCAAGGCTTGGTCGGCAGGTCATTGCGAGACTCCATGCATGGAAACGGGCTATTTGGTACATTGATCCTTCGAGGGCCGCAGATGCACGCCCTAGGCAACTTTTTCCTTGATGAGTTCGGGGTCTTGCCGCGGCTCGGCGCGAGGGATTTCAGATCAGCAGAGGCCAAGGCTACGGAGGAGAACAACTCAACGGAGGATGAGTTATGGCGGGCGAAGCGCATAGAGATGGAGGCTAAGGACGGCATCTTGTGGTCAGCGGCGAGAGTCAGGGGATGCGTCATTGTGAAATTCGGAGCGAGCACTGTTGAAGCTGGGCGGTTATGGATTGGCAACATGCTGAGTCGAGAGGGCAGCGTAGCAGCACTTTACGGGGAGCAGTCGTTGATGTGTCTCAGATGA
- a CDS encoding STAG domain-containing protein, whose product MESATASPEAESSRRRSGRVVRAPEKFSPEPVTAPKRKRGPEHDEDDEGNEDDEPETDATMSDADESGDDRPRARPKKRSGASQGNRVKKPATKKPKTNGVAPSGHSASLPSRPKKTVRIAAADKQGEGLYSDVFASGLPLDEVADKWQTRYQANDALAIVELVNLVLQCSGCDLEITEDDVRDPDNCQARLTELQDLFQEEQVTEYPLISRAKNTKAFRDLLTGFFRSVVRSVHETDILYNDATLMENLVRWIASMSTSSLRPFRHTATTVILSLVHGLIDVANTLDSRITAIEQQINQAKRGKNKAKLAEMQRNLDEANNNRELCGHHIKDFFDTTFIHRYRDIDPRIRTECVEALGSWIIGQPTVFMQPEYLRYLGWMLSDVVSSTRQEVLRQLARIFRKDIQPLGHFIDRFRPRLIEIATKDAEVSVRVTAISVINVLRDAGMLEPDEVDSIGKLIFDSDSRIRKAVVNFFVSCVEDSIESKMEELGGQDALDELFGEIEDDDYDSPRSTWVNIKCLAENLAAFDAQVEGEQQDTNPHGLAVAADVTQASVPDTRISLASQALFEKVPYVKEWEVLAGFLLYDHTVSSKSRSKSNAASTEIAFKKAVGPEGSEEAILLEVLASAVKMSMLQTTEIEKNKKKSGRPEVTEAQEETALELATVIPQLLNKFGADPATATIVLRMEHFLDLEVFQALRQDSTKYEKLLDEISTQFNRHDDKRVVSEAAAALLHSRQYDELEELTDGRLAVLWENVINTLRSFDKTCELTLRGNLEEEHLIALSTVLMKISELARISDCAEVLETEGRAAESMSSTIDILVNIVRRGTFNEPSDVDDLEDEVTSFAIKGIQFYFMWKVRSFQKSIQSEIEIPDSAIDQLAVLRKKYDTGLIKTLSSRAIIDEIRIFATGALCDIHVLFGSLRNWTEESRGNANYRKLTRLAHELEPKLLPELISIYDGVERSFAKRTKKILNEPAEDEEPMDDDDSDEEEDEDEGLSQEEKLAIELKSEKALCELAAKFVLAIVQKVLDQTGPYAGKLRKRLLRNQGRLGKNFAEVVAYLDPSKVREHLYGKKQAAQRAKTSAKPAAAKPMRSEEIVVDDDDDDEEEDIFAEAEPEPEEGSKEDLRRRELLEEEEEEEPDVEEVIANNDADDDDVLGD is encoded by the exons ATGGAGAGCGCGACAGCATCCCCCGAAGCCGAGTCGTCGCGTCGTCGATCCGGACGCGTCGTGCGAGCCCCCGAAAAGTTCAGCCCCGAACCAGTCACCGCTCCCAAGCGCAAGAGAGGCCCGGAAcacgatgaggacgatgaagggaacgaagacgacgaaccCGAGACGGATGCCACGATGAGCGACGCCGACGAAAGTGGTGACGACCGCCCTCGCGCCAGGCCCAAGAAGCGATCGGGCGCATCGCAAGGGAATCGCGTGAAGAAGCCCGCCACCAAGAAACCAAAGACGAACGGGGTTGCTCCGTCTGGCCATTCTGCCAGTCTGCCATCTCGCCCGAAAAAGACGGTGAGGattgctgccgccgacaagCAGGGGGAGGGCCTTTACT CCGATGTTTTTGCCTCGGGTTTGCCCTTAGATGAGGTTGCCGACAAATGGCAGACTAGATACCAAGCCAACGATGCTCTTGCCATCGTCGAACTTGTCAATCTTGTCTTGCAATGTTCGGGCTGCGATCTCGAGATcaccgaagacgacgtccgCGACCCCGATAATTGTCAAGCTCGCCTGACCGAGCTTCAGGATCTGTTCCAAGAG GAGCAAGTCACTGAGTACCCCCTCATTTCCAGGGCGAAGAACACCAAAGCTTTCCGCGACCTCCTGACCGGGTTTTTCAGGAGTGTCGTACGTAGCGTTCACGAGACTGACATACTGTACAACGACGCGACCTTGATGGAAAATCTTGTTCGCTGGATAGCATCCATGTCGACTTCCTCACTCCGTCCGTTCCGACACACAGCAACCACTGTTATTCTCTCCCTAGTGCACGGCTTGATTGACGTCGCAAACACCCTTGATTCTCGGATTACTGCGATCGAGCAGCAGATCAATCAAGCCAAGAGAGGCAAGAACAAGGCGAAGCTAGCGGAAATGCAGCGCAATCTCGATGaggccaacaacaacagagAGCTGTGTGGCCATCACATCAAGGACTTTTTCGACACCACCTTTATTCACAGATACCGAGATATCGACCCGCGTATCCGGACAGAGTGTGTCGAGGCCTTGGGATCTTGGATCATTGGCCAGCCGACAGTCTTCATGCAGCCCGAGTATCTACGTTACCTGGGTTGGATGCTCTCGGACGTGGTCTCTTCAACCAGACAGGAAGTCCTCAGGCAACTGGCCCGTATCTTTAGGAAGGACATCCAGCCTCTGGGCCACTTCATCGACCGGTTCAGACCCCGTCTTATTGAGATTGCCACGAAGGATGCCGAGGTGTCTGTCCGCGTCACGGCAATCTCTGTTATCAACGTCCTACGGGATGCAGGGATGTTGGAGCCAGACGAAGTTGACTCGATTGGCAAGCTCATTTTTGACAGCGACTCCAGGATTAGGAAAGCAGTCGTCAACTTCTTTGTCTCGTGCGTCGAGGATTCCATCGAGAGCAAGATGGAagagctcggcggccaggatGCACTGGACGAGCTTTTTGGCGAaatcgaggacgacgactATGACTCACCCCGCAGCACATGGGTCAACATCAAGTGCCTAGCGGAGAATCTTGCAGCGTTCGATGCGCAGGTTGAGGGCGAGCAGCAGGACACCAACCCTCACGGTcttgccgttgctgctgatGTCACGCAGGCGAGCGTTCCTGACACTCGCATATCGCTCGCCTCCCAAGCTCTTTTCGAAAAGGTACCCTATGTCAAGGAGTGGGAGGTGCTAGCAGGATTTCTGCTTTACGACCACACTGTCAGTTCCAAGTCCAGGTCCAAGTCGAATGCCGCCTCCACCGAGATTGCTTTTAAGAAAGCCGTCGGGCCCGAGGGGTCAGAGGAGGCTATCCTCTTGGAAGTCCTGGCCTCGGCGGTCAAGATGTCGATGCTCCAAACCACGGAGATtgagaagaacaagaagaaaagcGGTCGCCCGGAGGTCACTGAGGCCCAGGAAGAGACAGCTCTGGAGCTGGCAACCGTGATCCCGCAACTTCTCAATAAGTTTGGAGCTGATCCTGCCACCGCCACCATAGTCTTGCGGATGGAGCACTTTTTGGACTTGGAGGTTTTCCAGGCATTACGACAAGATTCGACCAAGTATGAGAAGTTACTGGACGAGATCAGCACGCAGTTCAACAGGCATGATGATAAGAGGGTTGTTTCCGAAGCTGCCGCTGCTCTCCTCCATTCTCGGCAGTATGACGAGCTTGAGGAGCTGACTGATGGACGGCTCGCAGTTCTTTGGGAGAACGTCATCAACACGCTGCGAAGTTTTGACAAAACGTGCGAGCTCACCCTCCGCGGCAACCTGGAAGAGGAGCATTTAATTGCGCTCTCTACCGTGCTCATGAAGATCAGTGAGCTTGCTCGCATCTCCGATTGCGCTGAAGTCCTCGAAACTGAAGGTCGTGCGGCTGAATCCATGTCGTCTACCATCGACATCCTGGTTAACATCGTCCGCCGGGGCACTTTCAATGAGCCGAGCGATGTCGATGACTTGGAAGATGAGGTCACGTCCTTCGCCATCAAGGGCATCCAGTTCTACTTCATGTGGAAGGTGCGGAGCTTTCAGAAGTCTATTCAAAGCGAGATCGAAATACCCGATTCTGCTATAGACCAACTCGCCGTCCTGCGCAAAAAGTACGACACCGGACTGATCAAGACTTTATCGTCGCGCGCTATCATCGACGAGATTCGTATTTTCGCGACTGGCGCTCTTTGTGACATCCATGTCCTCTTCGGCTCCTTGCGAAACTGGACCGAAGAGTCTCGTGGGAACGCCAACTACAGGAAGCTCACGAGGCTGGCACATGAGCTCGAGCCCAAGCTCTTGCCTGAACTCATCTCCATTTACGATGGTGTCGAGCGAAGCTTTGCCAAGCGAACGAAGAAGATCCTTAACGAGCCGGCTGAGGACGAAGAAcccatggacgacgacgattccgacgaagaggaggacgaagatgaggGCCTTAGTCAAGAGGAGAAGCTCGCCATTGAGCTTAAGTCTGAAAAGGCCCTCTGTGAGCTGGCTGCCAAGTTCGTGCTCGCCATCGTTCAAAAGGTCTTGGACCAAACAGGGCCCTACGCCGGAAAGCTTCGAAAGCGTCTTCTTCGAAATCAGGGCAGGCTTGGCAAAAATTTCGCCGAAGTGGTCGCTTACCTCGATCCGTCCAAGGTCCGGGAGCATTTGTATGGCAAGAAGCAGGCAGCACAAAGGGCGAAGACGTCGGCCAAGCCAGCCGCTGCGAAGCCCATGCGCAGCGAGGAGAttgttgtcgacgacgacgatgatgacgaagaggaagacatTTTTGCGGAAGCCGAACCTGAGCCGGAAGAGGGATCCAAGGAAGACCTCCGGCGGCGAGAAttgctggaggaggaagaagaagaggagccCGACGTGGAAGAGGTTATTGCCAATAATGAtgcagacgacgacgacgtaTTGGGCGACTGA
- a CDS encoding telomere-binding alpha subunit central domain-containing protein — MAGSDVGTAMDLPQGYAKIVDILGEKVTAGGFLNVIGIVVDFQKPIPTKGGDYKARIRLFDMSVSGENRDMAFDIFRPSSQMFEVGAGDIVVIHQAKCQRYRSDPLSLITSYTTAIHIYPAAKIPPSPAQPASNPLMPSKQDSSRKPSLKDEQYISWFFHNVDKTYIPDIEQFNIQATRSLNVKDKLCELKDVKDSTFHDIIAQVVQEPYDYNDKIRLYVSDYTENSGFFNYRRDGQVDNNSRDGDPYGYTSGKAGTPKWIGPFGKRTLQITCWEPHATVIRQRVKNGSWVHLLNIQFKFGTNGRNLEGYLRQDQNAFPNKVYVDVLDLSQDSEQIHPSLKNAIRRKRDYEKEEKAQRTELQPAQKTSKKRPAAEQPEDKRLNAKQRRAIQRAQAAEKATHGETSTKTSSDLNQQVIAEYPEQPAVPVSVILEPAKYETAHQGGPLLLDLPFTCAKYRTNVRIIDFYPRRLQDFARVRKQTECDILSDYSGTDSEPEEEAVTIDSFVDAGDRIWQWRFALRLQDVTAAAKDSSGQKDNSFWAVVDNMDAQLLTSLDACDFRVNPDELTRLREKMFILWGDLEEKKAKELENTSKKQKAKMAKKTASDRPPDSSDNEEPTKKEKEVILNRPFTCCIRQYGVRVNESNPDKANAGEGKRWKRMFGLFGTKICDT, encoded by the exons ATGGCAGGGTCCGATGTTGGAACAGCCATGGATCTTCCCCAGGGTTATGCTAAAATAGTAGATATCCTTGGCGAAAAAGTAACCGCGGGAGGTTTTCTCAACGTTATCGGCATTGTTGTGGACTTTCAAAAACCCATCCCCACCAAGGGTGGCG ACTACAAGGCTAGAATACGACTCTTCGACATGTCGGTCTCGGGTGAGAACAGGGACATGGCATTCGATATTTTCAGACCCTCAAGCCAGATGTTCGAAGTCGGGGCAGGGGACATTGTTGTCATCCACCAGGCGAAA TGCCAAAGATATCGTAGCGATCCTTTGTCTCTCATAACAAGCTACACCACGGCTATTCACATATACCCAGCAGCCAAAATCCCCCCCAGTCCTGCACAGCCAGCATCGAATCCCTTGATGCCCTCCAAGCAGGATTCAAGTCGCAAGCCCTCCCTGAAAGACGAGCAATACATATCTTGGTTCTTCCACAATGTCGACAAGACATACATCCCTGACATTGAACAGTTCAACATTCAGGCCACACGCTCCCTCAATGTCAAGGATAAGCTTTGCGAATTAAAGGATGTCAAAGACAGCACCTTTCATGACATTATCGCGCAAGTTGTCCAAGAACCTTATGACTATAACGACAAGATCCGACTCTATGTCTCAGACTACACTGAGAACTCAGGCTTTTTCAACTACAGAAGAGATGGTCAGGTCGACAACAACTCTAGAGACGGTGACCCCTATGGCTATACTTCCGGCAAAGCCGGTACACCGAAATGGATCGGCCCCTTCGGGAAGAGGACTCTTCAGATCACTTGCTGGGAGCCTCATGCAACTGTCATCAGGCAGCGCGTCAAGAATGGGTCTTGGGTTCATCTACTCAACATTCAATTCAAGTTTGGCACAAACGGCCGCAACCTCGAGGGTTACCTCCGCCAGGACCAGAATGCTTTTCCCAACAAGGTTTACGTCGATGTTCTGGATCTATCACAGGATTCCGAGCAAATCCACCCAAGCCTGAAAAACGCCATCAGAAGAAAGAGGGACTatgaaaaagaggaaaaggcTCAACGCACAGAACTGCAACCAGCCCAGAAGACGAGCAAGAAGCGGCCAGCGGCGGAACAGCCAGAGGACAAACGCCTAAACGCAAAGCAGAGGCGCGCTATACAAAGGGCCCAAGCTGCGGAGAAGGCAACTCATGGTGAAACCTCTACAAAAACGTCCTCCGACCTCAACCAGCAGGTTATTGCTGAATACCCCGAGCAGCCGGCAGTTCCTGTGTCTGTCATTCTGGAACCGGCAAAGTACGAGACCGCTCATCAAGGCggcccccttctcctcgacctccccTTCACCTGTGCCAAATACCGCACCAACGTACGCATAATCGACTTTTACCCACGCAGACTCCAGGACTTTGCCCGCGTCCGCAAACAAACAGAATGCGATATCCTCTCGGACTACTCTGGCACGGATTCAGAGCCGGAGGAGGAAGCAGTCACAATCGACAGCTTcgtggacgccggcgaccgAATCTGGCAATGGCGCTTCGCCCTCCGTCTCCAAGATGTCACGGCCGCGGCCAAAGACTCCAGCGGCCAGAAAGACAACAGTTTCTGGGCCGTGGTGGACAATATGGATGCGCAGCTCCTGACAAGTCTCGACGCCTGCGACTTCCGCGTGAATCCCGACGAACTGACGCGCCTACGGGAGAAGATGTTTATCCTCTGGGGAGATCtcgaagagaagaaggcaaagGAGCTGGAAAACACCAGCAAGAAGCAAAAGGCCAAGATGGCCAAAAAGACGGCGAGTGATCGGCCGCCGGACAGCTCCGACAATGAAGAaccgacgaagaaggaaaaggaagtCATTTTGAACCGGCCCTTCACCTGCTGCATCCGCCAATACGGCGTCCGGGTTAACGAGTCGAATCCAGACAAGGCGAATGCAGGCGAGGGTAAGCGGTGGAAGCGGATGTTTGGGCTTTTCGGGACCAAGATTTGTGACACCTAG